The genomic interval CCTCTAGACTCCCTCCCCCTTGTGGGGAGGGCTGGGGTGGGGGTGCGGGTGCCAGCTTTCTGAAACAGCACCGCCGTTACCCCCATCCGTCGCGCATTCGCGCGACACCTTCCCCACAAGGGGGAAGGTTCACCTTGTTTGCCGCCTGCTGCGATTACGTTGCTGGTCCGAAACTCGAGTAACCGCCATATCTGTCGCGATGAAAATCTGGATCGTGCACGCCTTTACGGACCGCCTGTTCACCGGCAATCCGGCCGCCGTCGTGCCGCTGGAGCGTTGGCTGCCGGACGCGGTGCTGCAAGCGATCGCGACCGAGAACAAGCTCTCCGAAACCGCATTCGTGGTGCCGACGGGGTTGAAGGGCAATTACCAGCTGCGCTGGTTCACGCCCGCGACCGAAGTGCCGCTGTGCGGCCACGCCACATTGGCGGCCGGCGCGATGCTGCTCTCCGAAGTCGATACCAGTCTCGAAGTCGTGGTGTTTGATACCCACGCCGGGGCGTTGATCGTGCGCAACACGCCCGAAGGCTACACGCTTGATTTGCCGCGCAAGCAGCGCAGCCCGTGGACACCGGAGGATGATGTCGCGGCCGCATTGGGCGGCGTTGAGTTGATTGACGCTTTCACAGGCGAATACGCCAACGTCGTGCTGGAAGATGAAGCGACGCTGGTCGCGCTGAAGCCGGATATCGCCGCGCTCAATCGCGTTATCCGTGGGCCGCGCCAGGGCAATCTCGTCGTCACCGCGCCGGCGGATGAGGGCAAGCCCTACGATTTCGTGCAGCGCTTCTTCGCGCCGGGCTCGGGCATCGACGAAGATCCGGTGACGGGTTCGGCGTTTGCCGACGCCGCGCCGTACTGGTGCGACCGCTTCGATCTCGAAAGCGTCATTGGATACCAGGCCAGCAAACGCGGCGGTTATATGCGCGCGATCCAGACGCTGTCCAGCGTGCGCATCCTGGGGCAGGTGTCCGTGTACTTGCGCGGCGAACTCGATCCTTCGCTGGCGCGTCTGCACAACCGGCTTGAGGATCATCCCGAAGCGCCCAAGCGCAAGAAGCGCCGCGCTCGCAAGGCTAAGGAACTGCCGGCAATCTTCGAGGATCCGATGTTGCCAGGCCTTGATGGTGAGATCACGCCGCCACCGCCGACCTCTCATCCGGCGCCGCCGGAAGCCGGCGAACCAGCCGCGCCTCGTATTGTCGTGACGAAGTAGCGGCATCATTTCCCGACGCTGCGGTCGAACAATGCGCCGCAGTAGACAATAGAGGCGAAGCGGAGCACCACGGTCGGCGGGCCATCCGCTCCCAACGGCGGACGTCCATCTGTGAGGATGGGAGACACGTTGATGACAATACCCGCCAAGCCGGCAGTACGCCCGGCTGATCCCCGGTTTTCTTCGGGACCCACCAAAAAACGCCCTGGCTGGACGACTGATGCGTTGAAAGACGCAGCGCTCGGCCGTTCGCATCGCGCCAAGCCGGGCAAAGCCAAGCTCAAAGAAGCGATCGACCGCACCCGCGCCATTCTGGGCGTGCCGGAAACGCACAAGATTGCGATTGTCCCAGCTTCGGACACGGGCGCCATCGAAATGGCGATGTGGTCGATGTTGGGCGCGCGGCCGGTCGACATCTTCGCTTGGGAAAGCTTCGGCGAAGAATGGGTGACAGACGCCAAGCAGCTGAAGCTCGACGCCAAGGTGCACACCGCCGGTTATGGGGCGCTGCCGGATTTGAAGGCCGCGCGGCTGGACGCTGATATCATCTTCACGCAGAACGGCACCACGTCCGGCGTGCGCGTGCCGAACTTTGCGTGGATCGCCGCGAAGCGCGAAGGCATCACCATCAACGACGCCACCAGCGCCGTGTTCGCCCAGCCGATCGACTGGGCCAAGTGCGATGTGACGACGTTCTCATGGCAGAAGGTGCTCGGCGGCGAGGGCGCGCACGGCATGCTGATCCTCAGCCCGCGCGCGATTGCGCGGCTGGAGAGCTACACGCCGGATCGCGCGCTGCCGAAGATTTTTCGGCTGACCAAGAAGGGCAAGGTCGATCTCGAAATCTTCGAGGGCTCGACCATCAACACGCCTTCGTTGCTGGCGACGGAAGATTATATTGACGCGCTGAGATGGGCCGAAAGCATCGGCGGCCTCGAAGCCTTGTTCGCCCGCGCCAACGCCAGCACCAAGGCGCTGACGGATTGGATCGCGCGCACGGCTTGGGTGGAGTCGCTGACGGCCGATCCGGCGACGCAATCTAACACCAGCGTTTGCATCAAGGTCGTCGATCCGCGCGTCACCGGATTGGATGCCGAGGGGCAGGCGGAGTTCGCGAAGAAACTGGCGTCGTTGCTGGAAAAGGAGGGCGTCGCACTTGATGCGGCCTCTTATCGCGCGGCGCCGCCGGGCCTGCGCATCTGGTGCGGCGCGACGATTGAGGCGTCCGACGTGGAGGCGCTGACGCCGTGGATGGATTGGGCGTTCGAGACGCTCGTCTCCGATCTCGCGCGCTAAGCGCAGGAGCACCGCTATGGCGCGCGAAACCAGCGCAAGCATCGTCCAATGGGGCGCGGAGACGTTCGGCGAAGTCAGCGATTTCGCCGTGCTGACGCAACGCGCGCGCGCCGAGTTCGAAGAACTCGACGCAGCCGTACGCGCCGGTGATTGCGACGAGATCGGGCGCGAAGCGGCCGATGTCGTGATCCTGCTGCACCGGCTCGTGGGCCTGATCGGCAAGGACCTCGCCGACGAGGTCGACGCCAAAATGAACGTCAACCGTAACCGGCAATGGCGCCTCAGCGGCGACGGCGTCGGCCAGCACGAATAGAGCGAGTGAAGATATGCCAAAAGTCCTCATCAGCGACGAACTCAGCGACGCCGCCGTCAACATCTTCAAGACGCGCGGCATCGAGGTGGATTTCCAGCCGCAGCTTGGCCCCGACGCGGCGAAGTTGAAGGAGATCATCGGCAATTACGATGGTCTCGCCATCCGCTCGGCGACCAAAGTGAAGGCTGACATCATCGCGGCGGCGAAGAACCTCAAAGTCATCGGTCGCGCTGGCATCGGCGTCGACAATGTCGACATCCCTGCCGCCACGGCGAAGGGCATCGTTGTCATGAACACGCCGTTCGGCAATTCGATCACCACGGCCGAACACGCTATTGCCTTGATGTTCGCCGCCGCGCGGCAAGTGCCGGAGGCGAACCTCTCCACCCAGGCCGGCAAGTGGGAGAAGAACCGCTTCATGGGGCGTGAGCTTTACGCCAAGACGCTGGGGCTCATCGGCTGCGGCAATATCGGCGGCATCGTCGCCGATCGTGCGCTTGGGCTGAAGATGAAGGTG from Terricaulis silvestris carries:
- a CDS encoding PhzF family phenazine biosynthesis protein, producing the protein MKIWIVHAFTDRLFTGNPAAVVPLERWLPDAVLQAIATENKLSETAFVVPTGLKGNYQLRWFTPATEVPLCGHATLAAGAMLLSEVDTSLEVVVFDTHAGALIVRNTPEGYTLDLPRKQRSPWTPEDDVAAALGGVELIDAFTGEYANVVLEDEATLVALKPDIAALNRVIRGPRQGNLVVTAPADEGKPYDFVQRFFAPGSGIDEDPVTGSAFADAAPYWCDRFDLESVIGYQASKRGGYMRAIQTLSSVRILGQVSVYLRGELDPSLARLHNRLEDHPEAPKRKKRRARKAKELPAIFEDPMLPGLDGEITPPPPTSHPAPPEAGEPAAPRIVVTK
- a CDS encoding phosphoserine transaminase, with the translated sequence MMTIPAKPAVRPADPRFSSGPTKKRPGWTTDALKDAALGRSHRAKPGKAKLKEAIDRTRAILGVPETHKIAIVPASDTGAIEMAMWSMLGARPVDIFAWESFGEEWVTDAKQLKLDAKVHTAGYGALPDLKAARLDADIIFTQNGTTSGVRVPNFAWIAAKREGITINDATSAVFAQPIDWAKCDVTTFSWQKVLGGEGAHGMLILSPRAIARLESYTPDRALPKIFRLTKKGKVDLEIFEGSTINTPSLLATEDYIDALRWAESIGGLEALFARANASTKALTDWIARTAWVESLTADPATQSNTSVCIKVVDPRVTGLDAEGQAEFAKKLASLLEKEGVALDAASYRAAPPGLRIWCGATIEASDVEALTPWMDWAFETLVSDLAR
- a CDS encoding dATP/dGTP pyrophosphohydrolase domain-containing protein, whose translation is MARETSASIVQWGAETFGEVSDFAVLTQRARAEFEELDAAVRAGDCDEIGREAADVVILLHRLVGLIGKDLADEVDAKMNVNRNRQWRLSGDGVGQHE